In the Natronospira bacteriovora genome, one interval contains:
- a CDS encoding dimethylarginine dimethylaminohydrolase family protein, with the protein MAKATRILMCPPDHFHVNYAINPWMKGNEDQVSQEKAMQQWRALRDLVARFAEVVEMEPRQGVPDMVFTANAGTVAGKRAVVSSFAHKERQPEEQYFADWFRSNGYEVGELPKGVLYEGAGDSLFDRAGGWLWAGSGFRSDVEAQEFLADFLDVEVLGLKLVDERFYHIDTCFCPLSGGYLMYYPDAYDVNSNRLIEERVPAEKRIIVQEAEAAVFSCNAINVGQDIIMHECSERLRGELEKAGFRVHTTPLTEFLKAGGSAKCLSLKLDEPEPVAR; encoded by the coding sequence ATGGCCAAAGCCACCCGCATCCTCATGTGCCCGCCCGACCATTTTCACGTCAACTATGCCATCAACCCCTGGATGAAGGGGAACGAGGATCAGGTCTCCCAGGAGAAGGCCATGCAGCAATGGCGTGCTCTGAGGGATCTGGTAGCCCGGTTTGCCGAGGTGGTGGAGATGGAGCCGCGGCAAGGAGTGCCGGACATGGTCTTCACCGCCAATGCCGGTACGGTGGCCGGCAAGCGGGCCGTGGTGTCCAGCTTCGCCCACAAGGAACGCCAGCCGGAAGAACAGTATTTTGCGGACTGGTTCCGCTCCAATGGCTATGAAGTGGGCGAGCTGCCCAAAGGTGTCCTTTACGAGGGCGCCGGTGACTCCCTCTTCGATCGCGCCGGTGGATGGCTTTGGGCGGGCTCAGGTTTCCGCAGTGATGTTGAGGCGCAGGAATTCCTCGCGGATTTCCTTGATGTGGAAGTGCTGGGCCTCAAATTGGTGGATGAGCGTTTCTATCACATCGATACCTGCTTTTGCCCACTCAGCGGCGGTTATCTGATGTACTACCCGGACGCCTACGACGTCAATTCCAACCGATTGATCGAAGAGCGGGTACCCGCCGAGAAGCGAATCATCGTTCAGGAAGCCGAGGCCGCTGTATTCTCCTGCAACGCCATCAATGTCGGCCAGGACATCATCATGCATGAATGTTCAGAGAGACTTCGGGGTGAGCTGGAGAAGGCCGGCTTCCGGGTCCATACCACGCCCCTGACCGAGTTTCTCAAGGCAGGCGGCTCGGCAAAATGCCTCAGCCTGAAGCTCGATGAGCCGGAGCCAGTGGCTCGGTAA
- a CDS encoding diacylglycerol/lipid kinase family protein, translated as MSKLDLFLNPSAGGGRAGRLEGDLLQHIRALGLEVNVHRTEGPGQGVGLSRDLAEDGCRTLVVAGGDGTLFEAINGCMQADGPMPELALIPIGTGNDFAKSLGIPLAWPDACDRLVLGTRRRIDVGQCNDIFFINTLGIGLDAQIADIAKHRRWLPGDTAYVAALAQSLLLRRRTRVTVIHDQGREEQEITLMVLANGSFEGGRFELAPGADIDDGKLDLVMTPRLSARQIIKLAPKVSNGEIADMPGYKHWLTRRATVLLPEPACVHADGEVIYRQARRLEIGVIPGGVSFLC; from the coding sequence GTGAGCAAACTGGACCTGTTTCTCAATCCATCGGCCGGCGGCGGACGAGCCGGCAGGCTGGAGGGAGACCTGCTGCAACATATCCGGGCCCTGGGCCTGGAGGTGAACGTACACCGTACGGAAGGCCCGGGTCAGGGTGTCGGGCTCAGCCGCGATCTTGCCGAAGATGGCTGCCGTACGCTGGTCGTTGCCGGCGGTGACGGCACCCTGTTTGAGGCCATAAACGGCTGCATGCAGGCGGATGGCCCAATGCCGGAACTGGCACTCATACCCATTGGAACCGGCAATGATTTTGCCAAGAGCCTGGGCATTCCCCTGGCATGGCCGGATGCCTGTGACCGCCTGGTTCTGGGCACCCGTCGCCGGATAGATGTGGGTCAGTGCAATGACATTTTCTTCATCAACACCCTCGGCATCGGCCTGGATGCGCAGATTGCGGATATTGCGAAGCACAGGCGCTGGCTGCCGGGTGATACCGCCTATGTTGCGGCCCTGGCGCAGTCTCTTCTGCTCCGCCGACGAACTCGGGTCACCGTGATCCACGATCAGGGGAGGGAAGAGCAGGAAATCACCCTGATGGTGCTCGCCAATGGCAGCTTCGAGGGCGGCCGATTCGAGCTGGCGCCAGGCGCGGACATCGATGACGGAAAGCTCGACCTGGTCATGACGCCCCGCTTGTCAGCGCGCCAGATCATCAAGCTGGCACCCAAGGTCAGCAACGGCGAGATCGCCGACATGCCGGGCTACAAGCATTGGCTGACCCGGCGTGCCACTGTGCTGTTGCCGGAACCTGCCTGTGTTCACGCCGACGGCGAGGTCATTTATCGTCAGGCCCGGCGGCTGGAAATCGGCGTCATTCCGGGTGGAGTCAGCTTCCTCTGCTAG